In a genomic window of Algoriphagus halophilus:
- the hisF gene encoding imidazole glycerol phosphate synthase subunit HisF codes for MLTKRIIPCLDIKEGRTVKGVNFVELRDAGDPVELAKIYSDEGADELVFLDITATVDKRKTLAELVTKVAKAINIPFTVGGGISTVEDVKVLLNAGADKISINSSAVKNPQVINEMAAEFGSQCIVVAIDTRNVDGIDFVHTHGGRKATLLKTQAWAQEVCDRGAGEILLTSMDHDGTKAGFANELLSEISSALSIPVIASGGAGTMEHFRDVFTFGKADAALAASIFHFKEIGIPELKSYLAGSEISIRK; via the coding sequence ATGTTAACAAAGAGAATCATCCCCTGCCTGGATATCAAAGAAGGAAGGACTGTCAAAGGAGTGAACTTCGTGGAGCTTCGGGATGCAGGAGACCCTGTGGAACTTGCAAAAATCTATTCCGATGAGGGAGCAGATGAGCTGGTGTTTTTGGATATCACTGCGACGGTAGACAAAAGAAAGACTTTAGCAGAGTTAGTGACCAAAGTAGCCAAAGCGATTAATATTCCATTTACCGTTGGGGGAGGAATATCCACCGTGGAAGATGTGAAAGTTCTTTTAAATGCTGGGGCAGATAAGATTTCCATCAATTCTTCAGCGGTCAAGAATCCTCAAGTGATCAATGAAATGGCTGCCGAATTCGGTTCACAGTGTATTGTGGTCGCCATTGACACCCGAAATGTAGATGGGATTGATTTTGTGCATACGCATGGAGGGCGTAAAGCCACTTTGTTGAAAACCCAGGCTTGGGCTCAGGAAGTTTGTGATCGTGGGGCAGGTGAGATCCTATTGACTTCTATGGACCATGATGGAACCAAAGCTGGGTTTGCCAATGAATTGCTTTCTGAAATTTCTTCTGCCCTTTCTATACCAGTGATTGCATCTGGAGGGGCAGGTACTATGGAACATTTCCGAGATGTGTTTACCTTTGGAAAAGCAGATGCAGCCTTGGCAGCAAGTATTTTTCACTTTAAGGAGATTGGAATCCCTGAATTGAAAAGTTACCTAGCAGGTTCAGAAATCAGTATAAGGAAGTAA
- a CDS encoding glutaminase, with product MDYQQLIEEVYREVQAENLKGKVADYIPEIATVDPNQFGIALVDLKGNLYGVGDYLTPFSIQSISKVHTLTMVFHRFNSKLWSRVNVEPSGNPFNSIAQLEYENGIPRNPFINAGALVITDALCSKFENPLEQISAFINEIAGCDCVRINQAVMNSEKNNAARNTALAYFLKSYNNFENSIEEVLDVYFSHCAMEMSCVELAKTFSFLANDGYSIYANREILSESHARRVNALMLTCGFYDEAGEFAYKVGLPGKSGVGGGVAAVMPHKFSIAVWSPELNEKGNSVKSIRALELLTDKLAFSLF from the coding sequence ATGGATTACCAGCAATTAATAGAGGAAGTATATCGAGAGGTACAGGCAGAGAACCTAAAAGGCAAAGTCGCAGACTATATTCCAGAAATCGCTACTGTAGATCCCAATCAATTTGGTATTGCTTTGGTAGATCTAAAAGGGAATCTCTATGGAGTTGGGGATTATCTAACACCTTTTTCTATTCAAAGTATCAGTAAAGTTCATACGCTTACCATGGTATTCCATCGGTTTAATTCAAAATTATGGTCGAGGGTAAATGTGGAGCCCAGCGGAAACCCATTTAATTCTATTGCGCAGTTGGAATATGAAAATGGAATACCGCGAAATCCTTTTATCAATGCTGGGGCATTGGTAATAACAGATGCCTTATGCAGTAAATTCGAAAACCCCTTAGAGCAGATATCCGCATTTATCAACGAGATTGCAGGGTGTGATTGTGTCAGAATTAACCAAGCGGTGATGAATTCTGAAAAGAATAATGCAGCTAGAAATACTGCATTGGCTTATTTTCTGAAGTCCTATAATAATTTTGAAAACTCAATTGAAGAGGTATTAGATGTTTACTTTTCACACTGCGCCATGGAAATGAGTTGCGTGGAGCTTGCAAAAACCTTTTCCTTTTTAGCCAATGACGGATATTCCATTTATGCCAATAGAGAGATTTTATCAGAAAGCCATGCCCGAAGAGTCAATGCCCTGATGTTGACTTGTGGTTTTTACGATGAAGCGGGAGAATTTGCTTATAAAGTAGGTTTGCCAGGGAAAAGTGGAGTAGGGGGAGGAGTAGCAGCAGTCATGCCGCATAAGTTTAGCATTGCTGTATGGAGCCCTGAACTCAATGAAAAAGGCAATTCTGTTAAATCAATCAGGGCTTTGGAGCTGCTGACCGATAAATTGGCCTTTTCACTTTTTTAA
- a CDS encoding aldo/keto reductase, with protein sequence MNYRKLGKTGFEISEIGLGTWQVGGGWGKPFSPKIAEELLHSAIDKGVNFVDTADVYDAGLSEAAVGKVVRERSEKIYVATKCGRRIQPHVNEGYSTEKLRRYVEDSLRNTGLERLDLIQLHCPPELVYKRDEIFGLFEDLRAEGKISAMGVSVEKITEGLSAIKYDIVSTIQVIFNMFRQKPYELLFRNAKKNDIGIIVRVPLASGLLTGKITKESTFPKDDHRHFNREGKAFDKGETFSGVPFDLGLSAVEELQSLLNIDYSLASFALKWVLMFPEVSTVIPGASNLDQLESNVKVSDLPSLSAEQMEVVKTVYEKYIKEEVHHLW encoded by the coding sequence ATGAATTATCGCAAATTAGGAAAAACAGGATTTGAAATATCTGAAATAGGACTTGGTACTTGGCAAGTTGGTGGAGGATGGGGAAAACCCTTCAGTCCGAAAATTGCAGAGGAACTTTTACATTCCGCAATCGATAAGGGAGTGAATTTTGTAGATACGGCAGACGTGTATGATGCTGGCTTAAGCGAGGCCGCGGTAGGAAAAGTCGTACGGGAAAGGTCAGAAAAAATATATGTTGCTACCAAATGTGGGCGACGAATCCAGCCTCATGTAAATGAAGGTTATTCTACAGAAAAATTAAGAAGGTATGTGGAAGATAGTTTGCGGAATACAGGGTTGGAAAGGCTGGACTTAATTCAGTTACATTGCCCTCCGGAATTAGTTTATAAGCGAGATGAAATTTTTGGACTCTTTGAAGATTTAAGAGCTGAAGGTAAAATTTCCGCCATGGGGGTCAGCGTAGAAAAGATCACTGAGGGCTTAAGTGCGATCAAATATGATATTGTTTCTACCATTCAAGTGATTTTTAATATGTTTAGGCAAAAGCCCTATGAATTATTATTTAGAAACGCCAAGAAAAATGACATTGGGATTATAGTAAGGGTTCCTCTGGCAAGTGGATTATTGACAGGTAAAATCACAAAAGAATCCACTTTCCCAAAAGATGATCATAGGCACTTTAACCGAGAGGGAAAAGCCTTTGACAAAGGGGAAACCTTTTCTGGTGTACCATTTGATTTGGGTTTGTCTGCTGTTGAGGAATTACAATCTTTGTTGAACATAGATTATTCTTTGGCATCTTTTGCCTTGAAATGGGTTTTGATGTTTCCAGAGGTGAGTACTGTGATTCCTGGCGCATCCAATTTGGATCAATTGGAAAGTAATGTAAAGGTTTCGGATTTACCATCTCTATCAGCAGAACAGATGGAAGTCGTAAAGACCGTATATGAAAAATATATTAAAGAGGAAGTCCACCATTTGTGGTAA
- the hisH gene encoding imidazole glycerol phosphate synthase subunit HisH, translated as MKIAVIKYNSGNVQSVLYALERLGADAELTDDPEKIRKADKVIFPGQGEASSAMKYLKGRKLDQLIKELKQPFLGVCLGLQLLCEHSEENDTECLSVFPVKVKRFVPENSQEFKVPHVGWNELENLVANPLLKDLPANPFVYYVHSFYAELSDLTIAQTHYIHDFSAILHRDNYYAIQAHPEKSGLVGEKLLSNFLSI; from the coding sequence ATGAAAATAGCAGTCATAAAATATAATTCAGGAAATGTCCAATCGGTGCTTTATGCACTGGAACGGTTAGGGGCAGATGCTGAACTGACGGATGATCCTGAAAAAATCAGGAAAGCAGACAAAGTAATTTTCCCTGGACAGGGAGAAGCAAGTTCTGCCATGAAATATCTGAAAGGGCGAAAACTCGATCAGTTGATTAAAGAGTTGAAGCAGCCTTTTCTTGGGGTATGTCTCGGGTTACAATTGCTTTGTGAGCATTCTGAAGAAAATGATACGGAATGTCTGAGTGTGTTTCCTGTGAAAGTAAAGCGATTTGTTCCAGAGAATTCCCAAGAATTTAAAGTGCCTCATGTGGGGTGGAATGAATTGGAGAATTTGGTGGCCAATCCATTATTGAAAGATTTGCCAGCCAATCCATTTGTATATTATGTACATAGCTTTTACGCCGAGTTAAGTGACTTGACTATTGCCCAGACGCATTATATTCATGATTTCTCGGCTATTTTACATCGAGATAATTATTATGCTATTCAAGCTCACCCAGAGAAGAGTGGTTTGGTAGGAGAGAAGCTGCTAAGTAATTTCTTAAGTATTTGA
- a CDS encoding S41 family peptidase yields the protein MKSKLWLFSLICIGLFSCNPGDDPIPNPQGELVRDAIYDAMEEWYYWNQDLPVKPTVTDFDSNEEFLEAIKFKPLDRFSYLTTQEAFNNAFVGRNAGHGFGFGFDGEDRLYLTFVFQEAPAGKDGWERGWEIVEINGKPISNYKTNTGAYDFKLGPADPGITNTFTFKLPDGTTTTRSNTKAEYQSNSVLYKNVFDVGEKKVGYWVYNSFKATEGLNPTRSQEVQDSFEYFESQNISDLIIDLRYNGGGSVAVAEQINNYLINSSNGSKLMYTNKLNYLKPNYEKSVNFRKTGGINLNQIVFITSRGTASASELIINSLDPYLDIILVGDKTYGKPVGSFPLSSYFPILKENDVELVPITFATANAQGKAEYFDGFPAEFLVGDSPQFNWGNENDLRLATALQYLQNGTVSGRLMNSYFKPKWEMIDAFTGLRKEFPAF from the coding sequence ATGAAAAGTAAACTTTGGCTGTTCAGTTTGATATGTATCGGATTATTCTCTTGCAACCCAGGAGATGACCCCATACCTAATCCTCAAGGTGAATTAGTCCGAGATGCAATTTATGATGCTATGGAGGAGTGGTATTATTGGAATCAGGATCTTCCTGTAAAACCAACGGTAACTGACTTTGATTCCAACGAGGAGTTTTTAGAGGCTATAAAATTTAAACCTCTTGATCGATTTTCATACCTCACCACCCAAGAAGCTTTTAATAATGCATTCGTGGGAAGAAATGCGGGACATGGATTCGGATTCGGATTTGATGGAGAAGATAGACTTTACCTAACCTTTGTATTTCAGGAAGCTCCCGCCGGAAAAGATGGATGGGAAAGAGGTTGGGAAATAGTAGAAATAAATGGAAAACCTATTTCCAATTACAAAACCAATACCGGAGCATATGATTTCAAATTAGGACCTGCTGATCCCGGCATTACCAACACCTTTACTTTCAAATTACCAGACGGAACCACCACTACAAGAAGCAATACCAAGGCTGAATACCAATCAAATTCAGTTCTTTATAAAAATGTATTTGATGTAGGAGAGAAGAAAGTTGGGTATTGGGTTTATAATAGTTTCAAGGCTACTGAAGGTCTAAATCCCACAAGAAGTCAAGAGGTTCAGGATTCATTTGAATATTTCGAATCTCAAAACATAAGCGATTTAATCATAGACCTCAGATACAATGGGGGCGGATCTGTTGCAGTAGCAGAACAAATCAACAACTACCTAATTAATTCTTCTAACGGTAGCAAACTGATGTACACCAATAAGCTAAATTACCTTAAGCCTAACTATGAGAAAAGCGTAAACTTTAGAAAAACAGGAGGAATAAATCTAAATCAAATAGTATTCATCACTTCCAGAGGAACAGCTTCAGCTTCCGAGCTCATAATTAATTCTTTGGACCCTTATTTAGACATCATTCTAGTTGGGGACAAAACGTATGGAAAGCCAGTGGGATCTTTTCCATTGTCCAGTTACTTCCCAATACTGAAAGAAAATGATGTTGAATTGGTACCCATCACGTTCGCGACTGCAAATGCCCAAGGTAAAGCAGAATATTTTGATGGGTTCCCAGCAGAGTTTTTGGTAGGAGATTCTCCACAATTCAACTGGGGTAATGAAAATGATTTAAGACTTGCCACTGCACTTCAATATTTACAAAATGGAACTGTTAGTGGAAGGTTAATGAACTCCTACTTTAAACCAAAATGGGAAATGATCGATGCTTTTACAGGTTTAAGGAAAGAGTTTCCAGCTTTTTAA
- the hisA gene encoding 1-(5-phosphoribosyl)-5-[(5-phosphoribosylamino)methylideneamino]imidazole-4-carboxamide isomerase: MQIIPAIDLIGGKCVRLSQGDYSSKKEYHDDPLEMAKRFEGVGIRRLHLVDLDGAKAKKIINGEVLKRISSGTSLQVDFGGGIQADEEIEKAFTLGAKQVTGGSIAVKNSELFNTWISKFGSEKIILGADAKNRKIAVGGWEETTTVDLIPFIKDYVSKGISYVICTDVAKDGLLQGPSSELYQEILQEIPGVKLIASGGVSSVKDLEDLEKIGVYGTIVGKAYYEGRVSLEELAAFV; this comes from the coding sequence ATGCAAATAATCCCAGCAATCGACCTCATTGGAGGAAAATGTGTTCGCCTTAGTCAGGGTGATTATTCCAGTAAAAAAGAATACCACGACGACCCTTTGGAAATGGCCAAGCGATTTGAAGGTGTTGGAATTCGTCGATTGCATCTAGTAGACTTGGATGGTGCCAAAGCAAAGAAAATCATCAATGGGGAGGTGCTGAAGAGAATTAGTTCTGGGACTTCTTTGCAGGTTGATTTTGGTGGTGGAATTCAAGCAGATGAAGAAATTGAAAAAGCATTTACGTTAGGTGCAAAACAAGTGACAGGAGGAAGCATAGCTGTGAAGAACTCGGAATTATTTAATACCTGGATTTCCAAGTTCGGCTCCGAGAAAATCATTTTGGGAGCTGATGCGAAAAACAGAAAAATAGCAGTGGGAGGCTGGGAAGAAACCACAACAGTAGACTTGATCCCATTTATTAAGGATTACGTGTCCAAAGGAATTAGCTATGTAATCTGTACAGATGTGGCCAAAGATGGCTTGCTTCAAGGTCCTTCTTCGGAACTGTATCAGGAAATTCTTCAAGAAATTCCAGGGGTGAAATTAATTGCGAGTGGAGGAGTATCCTCTGTCAAAGATTTGGAGGATTTGGAGAAAATAGGAGTTTATGGAACCATCGTTGGGAAAGCCTATTATGAAGGAAGAGTAAGCCTAGAGGAATTGGCAGCGTTTGTTTAA
- a CDS encoding GDSL-type esterase/lipase family protein, with product MKTNTLLTAILFTLFLGVNQLFAQANRFDQEVESISHKIDSIGWSKGEVVFTGSSSVRMWKNLQEQFPNVPIINTGFGGSTALDLSEHLFPLVLRLEPSKVFIYEGDNDINGGKTAAEIMATLDDIVTRIQKQLPNSTVNLISAKPSPSRWELKNSYMVLNDLMRQYCTTHDNVNFVNVWDIMLDKSGVPRADIFIGDNLHMNEKGYALWKEIFTPFLEN from the coding sequence ATGAAAACAAATACCCTTTTAACCGCTATACTTTTTACCCTCTTTTTAGGAGTAAATCAACTGTTTGCCCAAGCCAATCGTTTTGATCAGGAAGTTGAAAGCATCAGCCATAAAATAGACAGCATAGGTTGGTCAAAAGGTGAAGTAGTATTCACTGGAAGTTCCAGCGTAAGAATGTGGAAAAACTTACAGGAGCAATTTCCCAATGTGCCAATAATTAATACCGGGTTTGGAGGATCTACAGCCTTGGATTTATCAGAGCACTTATTCCCCTTAGTATTAAGGTTGGAACCATCCAAAGTTTTTATCTATGAAGGAGACAATGATATCAATGGAGGCAAAACTGCGGCAGAGATTATGGCCACTTTGGATGATATCGTCACCAGAATCCAAAAACAACTCCCAAACAGTACTGTTAACTTGATCTCCGCTAAGCCAAGTCCTTCCAGATGGGAATTAAAAAACTCCTACATGGTCTTAAATGATTTGATGAGGCAATATTGCACGACGCATGACAATGTCAACTTTGTAAACGTTTGGGATATTATGTTAGATAAAAGCGGAGTTCCCAGAGCTGATATTTTTATAGGTGACAATCTCCACATGAATGAAAAGGGATATGCACTTTGGAAAGAAATATTCACTCCTTTCTTAGAAAATTAA
- a CDS encoding Dabb family protein — protein sequence MKSRRQFLKTVGVASASAILPLNSIANEMAKQKMIHQVYFWLHDVANTKEFLTEAVPMLGRCKTVGKFIAGTPADTADRDVVDHSFQVSCTLFFDSLEDQDVYQSDPLHLEFIEKYSSMWKKVQVYDIAI from the coding sequence ATGAAATCAAGAAGACAATTCTTAAAAACCGTAGGCGTTGCAAGTGCTTCAGCCATATTACCTTTAAATTCAATCGCTAACGAAATGGCAAAACAAAAAATGATCCACCAGGTTTATTTTTGGCTTCATGATGTAGCCAATACCAAAGAGTTTTTAACAGAAGCTGTACCTATGCTGGGCAGGTGTAAAACCGTTGGAAAATTCATTGCAGGCACTCCTGCCGATACTGCTGATAGAGACGTTGTAGACCACTCTTTTCAGGTTTCTTGTACCTTATTCTTTGACAGTCTGGAAGATCAAGACGTATATCAATCAGATCCACTCCATTTGGAATTTATTGAAAAATATTCCTCCATGTGGAAGAAAGTTCAGGTGTACGATATAGCTATTTAA
- a CDS encoding phenylalanine 4-monooxygenase: MNTKPKNWVFSDPRLQKLRQEYGLYTEEDFKVWKILFERQMPNLPKAASKAYLQGVKEVGFTSDKIANFEELNEILKKSTGWAVQVVPGLIDDDLFFGLLNNRRFPSSTWLRKMEQLDYLEEPDMFHDAFAHMPMLTNQPYVDFLEKLSGIALKHIDNPWAIQLLSRIYWFTIEFGLIKEDGELKIYGAGILSSAGETKFSLSNEPKHYEYDVRRILNQEYWKDHFQDKYFVIDNYEQLYESLPEIEEVLEEMLASKK, translated from the coding sequence ATGAACACAAAACCTAAGAATTGGGTCTTTAGCGACCCGCGACTTCAAAAACTCAGGCAGGAATATGGTCTGTATACCGAAGAGGATTTTAAGGTTTGGAAAATTCTCTTTGAAAGGCAGATGCCGAACTTACCCAAAGCTGCTTCTAAAGCCTATTTACAAGGAGTCAAAGAAGTCGGGTTTACTTCTGACAAAATTGCAAATTTTGAGGAGTTGAATGAAATTCTCAAAAAAAGTACGGGATGGGCAGTCCAAGTTGTCCCTGGTTTGATTGACGATGATTTGTTCTTTGGGCTATTAAATAATCGAAGATTTCCTTCTTCCACTTGGTTAAGGAAAATGGAGCAATTGGATTATTTGGAAGAGCCGGATATGTTTCATGATGCTTTTGCCCATATGCCAATGTTGACCAATCAACCTTATGTTGATTTTTTGGAAAAGCTATCTGGAATTGCCTTGAAACACATTGATAATCCTTGGGCTATTCAGTTATTGAGTAGGATTTATTGGTTTACCATTGAGTTTGGGTTAATAAAAGAGGATGGAGAGTTAAAAATTTACGGGGCTGGTATCTTAAGTTCGGCTGGAGAGACTAAATTCAGCCTTTCAAATGAACCGAAGCATTATGAATATGATGTGAGGAGGATTTTGAATCAAGAGTACTGGAAAGATCACTTTCAGGATAAATATTTTGTGATTGATAATTACGAGCAGCTTTATGAATCACTTCCGGAAATAGAGGAGGTATTGGAAGAGATGCTGGCAAGTAAGAAATAG
- the hisIE gene encoding bifunctional phosphoribosyl-AMP cyclohydrolase/phosphoribosyl-ATP diphosphatase HisIE produces MKIDFKKMDGLVPAIIQDALSGTVLMQGYMNEEALAKTEKSGLVTFYSRSKNRLWTKGETSGNFMEVVSIAFDCDGDSILVKANPRGPVCHTGADTCFAELNSSKTGFIDQLRAIIKDRKNNPTDQSYTASLFAKGINKVAQKVGEEAVEIVIEAKDDNKELFMGEAADLLYHYLVLLEAKGYELDEVIEVLIDRHKK; encoded by the coding sequence ATGAAAATAGATTTCAAAAAAATGGATGGCTTGGTGCCGGCCATCATTCAAGATGCACTCAGCGGAACAGTGCTGATGCAGGGGTATATGAATGAAGAGGCTTTGGCAAAAACCGAGAAATCAGGTTTAGTGACTTTTTATAGTAGAAGCAAAAATAGACTTTGGACAAAAGGAGAAACTTCTGGTAATTTTATGGAAGTAGTTTCTATTGCCTTTGATTGCGATGGGGATTCGATATTAGTAAAAGCAAATCCAAGAGGTCCTGTATGTCATACTGGAGCAGATACTTGTTTTGCTGAGTTAAATTCCTCCAAAACCGGATTCATAGACCAGCTTAGAGCCATCATAAAGGACCGAAAAAATAACCCAACTGATCAGTCCTATACCGCTTCGCTTTTTGCCAAAGGAATCAATAAAGTAGCTCAAAAAGTTGGAGAAGAAGCGGTGGAAATAGTCATTGAAGCAAAGGATGACAATAAGGAATTATTTATGGGAGAGGCTGCAGATTTATTATACCATTATTTGGTTTTATTGGAGGCCAAAGGATATGAATTGGATGAAGTGATAGAAGTTTTGATTGACCGGCATAAGAAATAA
- the typA gene encoding translational GTPase TypA, producing MQNIRNIAIIAHVDHGKTTLVDKIIHASKIFRENQQFDDLILDNNDLERERGITILSKNVSVRYRDTKINIIDTPGHADFGGEVERVLKMADGVILLVDAFEGPMPQTRFVLGKALDLGLTPIVVVNKVDKENCRPDEVHEAVFDLMFNLDATEEQLDFQTLYGSAKQNWMGPDWQKPTDSIIPLLDAIVDHIPAPKIDEGSLQMQVTSLDYSNFVGRIAIGRVKRGTIKEGAQVTLCKADGVFKKVKVKELHTFEGLGKAKVTEVVAGDICAVTGIEDFEIGDTIAAAENPEPLPRIAIDEPTMNMLFTINNSPFFGKEGKFVTSRHLRDRLMKETEKNLALRVEPTDSEDKFLVYGRGILHLSVLIETMRREGYELQVGQPQVIYREIDGVNCEPIETLVVDVPAESSGKVIELATQRKGELLIMEPKGDLQHLEFKIPSRGLIGLRNNVLTATQGEAIMNHRFTAYEPFKGAIPERNTGSIISMEGGPCTAYAIDKLQDRGTFFVNPGEELYGGQVIGAHNRDNDIVVNVQKGKKLTNMRASGSDDNTKIAPAVKFSLEESMEYIQKDEYLEITPKTIRMRKIYLDEGERTRMAKKDA from the coding sequence ATGCAGAATATTCGGAATATCGCGATCATCGCACACGTTGACCACGGCAAGACAACTTTGGTTGACAAAATCATTCATGCTTCAAAGATCTTCAGAGAGAACCAGCAGTTCGATGACCTGATTTTGGATAATAACGATTTGGAACGTGAAAGAGGGATTACAATCCTTTCAAAAAACGTATCTGTTCGTTATAGAGATACTAAAATCAACATCATTGACACTCCTGGTCACGCCGACTTTGGTGGTGAGGTAGAACGTGTATTGAAGATGGCTGATGGAGTTATTCTATTGGTAGATGCTTTTGAAGGCCCAATGCCACAAACAAGATTCGTTCTTGGAAAAGCATTGGACTTAGGATTAACTCCAATTGTAGTAGTAAACAAAGTTGATAAAGAGAATTGTCGTCCTGATGAAGTTCACGAGGCAGTTTTTGATTTGATGTTCAACTTAGATGCAACTGAAGAGCAATTGGATTTCCAAACACTTTACGGGTCAGCTAAGCAGAACTGGATGGGACCAGATTGGCAAAAACCAACGGATTCCATTATTCCATTACTTGATGCTATTGTAGACCATATTCCTGCTCCAAAAATTGACGAAGGGTCTCTTCAGATGCAGGTAACATCATTGGATTACTCCAATTTTGTAGGCCGTATCGCCATCGGAAGAGTAAAAAGAGGGACAATCAAAGAAGGTGCTCAAGTAACGCTTTGCAAAGCTGACGGAGTATTTAAAAAGGTAAAAGTAAAAGAACTTCACACGTTTGAAGGACTTGGAAAAGCTAAAGTGACTGAAGTGGTAGCTGGAGATATTTGTGCAGTAACCGGTATTGAAGATTTTGAAATCGGAGACACTATTGCTGCAGCAGAAAACCCTGAGCCTCTACCAAGAATTGCTATTGATGAGCCAACGATGAACATGCTCTTCACCATCAACAACTCTCCTTTCTTTGGTAAAGAAGGTAAATTTGTGACCTCCCGTCACTTGAGAGATCGTTTGATGAAAGAGACTGAGAAGAACTTGGCACTAAGAGTAGAACCAACGGATTCTGAAGACAAGTTCTTGGTTTATGGACGTGGTATTCTTCACTTGTCAGTTTTGATCGAAACAATGAGAAGAGAAGGATATGAATTACAAGTAGGGCAGCCTCAGGTAATCTATAGAGAAATCGATGGAGTAAATTGTGAACCTATCGAAACCTTGGTCGTTGACGTTCCTGCTGAATCTTCTGGTAAAGTAATTGAATTGGCTACCCAGAGAAAAGGTGAATTGTTAATCATGGAGCCAAAAGGTGATTTACAGCACCTTGAATTCAAGATCCCTTCTAGAGGTTTGATTGGTTTGAGAAACAATGTATTGACCGCTACGCAAGGTGAAGCGATCATGAATCATAGATTTACTGCTTACGAACCATTCAAAGGAGCTATTCCAGAAAGAAATACAGGATCAATCATTTCCATGGAAGGTGGTCCATGTACTGCTTATGCAATTGATAAGCTTCAGGATAGAGGAACCTTCTTTGTAAATCCAGGAGAAGAACTATACGGTGGCCAAGTTATTGGAGCTCACAACAGAGACAATGACATCGTGGTAAACGTACAGAAGGGTAAGAAATTGACAAACATGAGAGCTTCTGGTTCTGATGATAATACCAAAATTGCTCCTGCTGTGAAGTTCTCCTTGGAAGAATCCATGGAATACATCCAGAAGGATGAGTACCTTGAAATCACTCCTAAAACTATCCGAATGAGAAAAATTTATTTGGATGAGGGTGAAAGAACCAGAATGGCTAAGAAAGATGCTTAA